One window from the genome of Nicotiana sylvestris chromosome 9, ASM39365v2, whole genome shotgun sequence encodes:
- the LOC104241928 gene encoding uncharacterized protein, whose protein sequence is MANDDWWERKIKENAKYKKFRNKDLSLIWFRYDALFAYVVATGERARAANQEQSSGIGLNLDEEGINVIDDCDKEHFTHLNDEMSDESDDLQNINSVMFPESSLKRQKSTDGVSTSSQVRKEQLQR, encoded by the exons ATGGCAAATGATGATTGGTGGGAGCGAAAAATTAAG GAGAATGCAAAATATAAGAAATTTAGGAACAAAGATCTTTCGCTCATATGGTTTCGCTACGATGCACTGTTTGCTTATGTTGTTGCCACAGGAGAAAGAGCACGTGCAGCAAATCAAGAACAATCATCGGGCATTGGACTTAATCTTGATGAAGAAGGAATAAATGTCATTGATGATTGTGACAAAGAACACTTTACTCATCTTAATGATGAAATGAGCGATGAAAGTGATGATCTACAGAATATAAATTCTGTTATGTTTCCAGAGTCatcactaaaaagacaaaaaTCAACTGATGGTGTTAGCACTAGTAGTCAAGTAAGAAAAGAACAGCTGCAACGTTAA
- the LOC138878511 gene encoding uncharacterized protein: protein MDGASRGNPGRSSIGFCIRNENGDIVKSVGKEIEETTNTVAEAKAMVEALRFCRFKQYSHVWLQTDSMLLKKIMDGIWKPLWIIYEQIEEMMQLMNGGNYTVTHIHRENNKLTDHLANYALDHGEIECQQFWHLDAQGRRLVNEDKFQCDTKMLKTLHEATFEIIDAKEQKQINKRAQQ from the exons ATGGATGGTGCATCGAGGGGAAATCCAGGCAGGAGCTCAATAGGTTTTTGTATAAGAAATGAAAATGGTGATATAGTCAAGTCAGTAGGGAAAGAGATTGAGGAGACAACAAACACAGTAGCTGAAGCGAAGGCCATGGTAGAAGCACTAAGGTTCTGCAGATTTAAACAATACTCTCATGTATGGCTTCAAACTGACTCAATGTTATTAAAAAAGATAATGGATGGGATCTGGAAACCACTATGGATCATATATGAGCAAATAGAGGAAATGATGCAACTAATGAATGGGGGAAATTACACAGTTACTCATATTCATAGGGAAAACAACAAGCTGACAGATCACTTGGCTAATTATGCTTTAGATCATGGAGAAATAGAATGCCAACAATTCTGGCATCTAGATGCACAGGGAAGGAGGTTGGTTAATGAAGATAAGTTTCAAT GTGACACTAAGATGCTTAAGACACTCCATGAGGCAACTTTCGAGATAATTGATGCTAAGGAACAAAAACAGATAAATAAGCGAGCACAACAATAG
- the LOC138878510 gene encoding uncharacterized protein — MNALIWNIRSVNTQQAFERLTKMHRQNHYDFVGLMEPKQQAKKLERYRNKIGLAQAISNVSNKIWAFIDEHVEFVLTLIYAKCDAIERIELWDSLYAMARDMDAPWLVRGDFNVIWDEEEKFGGLLVSLNEIDDFRHCINTCNLFDLGFKGSIFTWWNGRAEEDCIFKRLDRCLANVEFQQKFPGIEVQHLSKTGSDHSPIFLKCDIETPPIKKHFNFLNFWVEHATFKDVVKENWSADFSANPFILFNHKLKKLKKALSLWSKATFGDIFQKIASMEEVVMVHEVEFEANPTGMNRERLHKVQAELIKCLALEEKYWQQKTGMTWFKEGDRNTKFFHAQIEEEQQIAEEAIKFYEEQFTEEATPSSFDIVEHVPNLINTEQNAELIKQPTKEEVKVAVLGLKGDSTEGQMVISRVVHERLVKFLPSLILEEQAGFVKGRNIVENILLTQEIVTDIRLRSKAGPNVILKLDMTKAYNRISWLFLTKVLRKMGFPERLIGIVFGLVSNNWYSILINGQAHGFFKSSRGIKQGDPVSPTLFILAAEALSRSLNALHTNLYFCGFGMPKWSLKINHLVYADDMIIFSSSDETSLMLIMQVLKAYENASGQLVNKTKSVVYLHHLTDMEVVSKVERITCIHRNDFPIIYLGCPIFYARRKLEFYQPLITKVMDKMQSWQGKLLSVGGRAVLISHVLQSMPMHLLSAVNLPKYVINRLHKLFAQFFGSSTVGGTSRHWASWNTLCMPIEEGGIGFRSLHDVVKALFSKLWWNFRTKSSLWSSFVCQKYCKKLNPVIVPWKRGSHIWRKMLECRDLIEHQILWQTKMGSSLFWYENWTGLGALYFLVPHDFGIDENVHNVNDVTLDGE; from the exons ATGAATGCTCTCATTTGGAATATAAGGTCAGTCAACACACAGCAGGCCTTTGAAAGGTTGACAAAAATGCATAGGCAAAATCACTATGATTTTGTAGGATTAATGGAGCCAAAGCAACAAGCAAAAAAACTGGAAAGGTACAGAAACAAGATAGGACTTGCACAAGCAATTTCAAATGTTTCCAACAAGATCTGGGCTTTTATAGATGAG CATGTGGAGTTTGTCCTAACATTGATATACGCAAAATGTGATGCAATCGAGAGGATAGAATTATGGGATTCATTATATGCAATGGCAAGGGATATGGATGCACCATGGCTTGTAAGAGGTGATTTCAATGTAATATGGGACGAAGAAGAAAAATTTGGTGGGTTACTTGTGTCATtgaatgaaattgatgattttcgaCACTGTATCAACACTTGCAACCTATTCGACCTTGGATTTAAAGGTAGCATATTCACATGGTGGAATGGGAGAGCAGAGGAAGACTGTATATTCAAAAGACTAGATAGATGTTTGGCCAATGTTGAGTTCCAACAAAAATTTCCAGGAATAGAGGTGCAACATTTGTCAAAGACTGGCTCTGATCATAGTCCAATATTTTTGAAGTGTGATATTGAGACTCCACCTATAAAAAAACATTTTAATTTCTTGAATTTTTGGGTGGAACATGCAACTTTTAAAGATGTGGTGAAAGAGAATTGGTCTGCTGATTTCAGTGCAAATCCTTTTATTCTTTTTAatcacaagttaaaaaaattaaagaaagccCTTTCATTGTGGAGTAAGGCTACATTTGGAGATATTTTCCAAAAGATAGCAAGTATGGAAGAGGTAGTGATGGTTCATGAAGTAGAATTTGAAGCAAATCCTACAGGAATGAATAGGGAAAGACTACATAAGGTTCAGGCAGAATTGATCAAATGTCTTGCACTAGAGGAGAAATATTGGCAACAAAAGACAGGCATGACTTGGTTCAAGGAAGGGGATAGGAACACTAAGTTCTTCCATGCACAA ATTGAAGAAGAACAACAAATTGCAGAAGAGGCTATCAAATTCTACGAGGAACAGTTCACAGAAGAAGCTACTCCTTCATCATTTGATATCGTAGAGCATGTTCCTAATCTGATTAACACTGAGCAAAATGCAGAATTGATTAAGCAACCAACAAAAGAGGAGGTTAAAGTGGCAGTACTTGGACTTAAGGGTGATAGTACTGAGGGCCAGATG GTTATATCAAGGGTGGTTCATGAAAGGCTAGTGAAATTTCTCCCAAGTCTGATTTTGGAGGAACAAGCAGGTTTTGTTAAGGGAAGGAATATAGTAGAAAACATCCTTTTAACTCAGGAGATAGTGACTGACATTAGGCTTAGATCTAAGGCTGGACCTAATGTCATCCTGAAGCTAGATATGACCAAAGCTTATAATAGAATATCTTGGCTATTCCTAACCAAGGTACTAAGAAAGATGGGATTCCCAGAAAGGTTGATAGGGATTGTCTTTGGATTAGTTTCAAACAACTGGTATTCTATTCTAATAAATGGTCAAGCTCATGGGTTCTTTAAGTCCTCAAGGGGAATAAAACAAGGTGATCCTGTATCTCCAACTTTGTTTATATTGGCAGCAGAAGCATTATCTAGGAGTCTCAATGCACTACACACTAACCTGTATTTTTGTGGATTTGGGATGCCAAAGTGGAGTCTAAAGATCAATCATTTGGTGTATGCAGATGACATGATTATCTTCTCATCCTCAGATGAAACAtctctgatgctgattatgcaagtGCTGAAGGCATATGAAAATGCATCAGGGCAGCTTGTTAACAAGACCAAATCAGTTGTGTACCTGCATCATTTAACAGACATGGAAGTGGTCAGCAAGGTAGAAAGGATCACATGCATTCATAGGAATGATTTCCCTATCATATATCTAGGTTGTCCGATATTTTATGCAAGGAGAAAGTTGGAATTCTATCAGCCCCTAATTACTAAGGTAATGGACAAAATGCAATCATGGCAGGGCAAGTTATTATCAGTAGGGGGCAGGGCAGTTCTCATATCCCATGTATTGCAAAGCATGCCTATGCATCTACTATCAGCTGTAAACCTTCCAAAGTATGTGATAAATAGGTTGCACAAATTGTTTGCTCAGTTTTTTGGGAGCAGCACTGTAGGAGGAACTAGTAGGCATTGGGCTTCATGGAATACCTTATGCATGCCAATTGAGGAAGGGGGAATAGGTTTTAGGTCACTGCATGATGTAGTAAAAGCATTATTCAGTAAGTTGTGGTGGAATTTCAGAACAAAATCGAGCCTATGGAGCTCTTTCGTATGTCAGAAATACTGTAAAAAATTAAATCCTGTAATTGTTCCGTGGAAAAGGGGGTCTCACATCTGGAGAAAAATGTTGGAATGCAGAGATCTGATTGAACATCAAATCCTTTGGCAAACAAAAATGGGATCCTCACTATTTTGGTATGAAAATTGGACAGGTCTTGGGGCACTATATTTTTTAGTTCCTCATGACTTTGGCATTGATGAAAATGTACATAATGTAAATGATGTTACCTTAGATGGTGAGTGA
- the LOC138878509 gene encoding uncharacterized protein: MDGEEELINQLAMVADNVATNSSALHNQASTKQKTKNMVNNEGKLNPAAQAFHLNSSGISSTNGLVNGKEASKAKNDTAQWVERSFKDKTGEGIVKINKPCKEIPSQDTLVNKVLNKKPNSKVEGSKSFTFKERVQECGGRLWEAQREYDSEENEVPLGAQDDEEPNENDKEEDEQSTAEVTEISNYEGRGPEVNDPGGTEDDQLQKSQEDPQGHNTTEKLKQPKQKTEIVNITVTLEKNQLQLLKRGEEKALVPKKNAFGATSGGKEDNEEGEEHGKSGYDMDQESTTQHLMIAARKGDLSPTQVEKAKSAAKGKKKQQKDNFAAPKTGVHTRRTMTKSSNQ, translated from the exons ATGGATGGAGAGGAAGAACTTATTAATCAATTGGCAATGGTGGCAGATAATGTAGCAACAAACAGTTCAGCACTTCATAACCAAGCATCTACaaagcaaaaaacaaaaaatatggtTAATAATGAGGGAAAGTTAAATCCAGCAGCACAAGCTTTTCATCTTAACTCATCGGGGATTAGTTCGACTAATGGTCTAGTCAATGGAAAGGAGGCATCAAAAGCAAAAAACGATACCGCACAATGGGTAGAAAGAAGCTTCAAGGATAAAACAGGAGAAGGAATAGTGAAGATCAATAAACCATGCAAGGAAATCCCATCACAAGATACATTAGTGAACAAGGTACTTAATAAAAAGCCAAATTCTAAAGTAGAAGGGTCAAAATCgtttacatttaaagaaagagtgCAAGAATGTGGAGGCAGGCTATGGGAGGCACAAAGGGAATACGATTCAGAGGAGAACGAAGTACCACTAGGAGCACAAGATGATGAGGAACCAAATGAGAAtgacaaagaagaagatgagcaaagT ACGGCAGAAGTCACAGAAATTAGTAACTATGAAGGAAGAGGCCCAGAGGTAAATGATCCTGGAGGAACAGAAGATGATCAACTTCAGAAATCACAAGAAGACCCACAAGGACACAACACAACAGAGAAGTTGaaacaaccaaaacaaaaaaCAGAAATAGTAAATATTACTGTTACATTAGAGAAAAACCAGTTGCAGCTGTTAAAAAGAGGAGAAGAGAAAGCCTTGGTCCCTAAAAAGAATGCATTTGGAGCTACATCAGGAGGGAAGGAAGAcaatgaagaaggagaagaacatGGTAAATCAGGATACGACATGGATCAAGAATCAACTACCCAACACCTTATGATTGCTGCAAGGAAAGGTGACTTATCACCTACGCAAGTGGAAAAGgcaaaatcagcagcaaaaggtaagaagaagcaacaaaaagataattttgcaGCACCAAAAACTGGGGTGCACACAAGGAGAACGATGACTAAATCCAGCAATCAGTGA